Proteins from a single region of Thermosinus carboxydivorans Nor1:
- the lptB gene encoding LPS export ABC transporter ATP-binding protein, with protein MYIETKELVKTYKGRNVVNGVSLRVDRGQIVGLLGPNGAGKTTTFYMIVGLEKPNRGAIFVNGEDVTAMPMYRRSRYGIGYLPQEASIFRKLTVEENLLAILETTNLTPVERRDKMESLLEEFHVTHVRHRKGSELSGGERRRVEIARALATDPSFILLDEPFAGVDPIAVADIQEIIGYLKERGIGVLITDHNVRETLSIVDTAYILNEGQILISGDADTIANSEIARKFYLGEKFTL; from the coding sequence ATGTATATCGAAACCAAAGAACTGGTCAAAACCTATAAAGGCCGCAATGTCGTCAACGGTGTCAGCCTCCGGGTGGACCGGGGCCAGATCGTCGGCCTTCTTGGCCCCAACGGTGCCGGGAAAACCACGACCTTTTACATGATTGTCGGCCTGGAAAAGCCGAACCGCGGCGCGATCTTCGTAAACGGCGAAGACGTCACCGCCATGCCCATGTATCGCCGCTCCCGGTACGGCATCGGCTATCTGCCGCAAGAAGCCTCCATCTTCCGCAAGCTGACGGTGGAGGAAAACCTGCTCGCCATCCTGGAAACGACTAATCTCACGCCGGTCGAGCGGCGCGACAAGATGGAAAGCCTCTTGGAGGAGTTTCACGTTACTCATGTGCGGCACCGCAAAGGCTCCGAGCTTTCCGGCGGCGAGCGGCGGCGGGTGGAAATCGCCCGGGCGCTGGCCACCGATCCCAGTTTCATCTTGCTGGACGAGCCCTTTGCCGGCGTCGACCCCATTGCCGTGGCCGATATTCAGGAAATTATTGGCTATCTCAAAGAGCGGGGCATCGGCGTTCTCATCACCGACCATAATGTGCGGGAAACGTTGAGCATTGTCGACACTGCCTATATCTTAAACGAGGGCCAAATCCTCATTTCCGGCGATGCAGACACCATTGCCAACAGCGAAATCGCCCGTAAATTTTACCTTGGGGAAAAATTCACCTTATAG
- a CDS encoding KdsC family phosphatase, whose amino-acid sequence MDREKRAQKVKLLIFDVDGVLTNGQIIFGPDGEAMKVFHSQDGLGIAVAHKVGLKTAIITGRETEMVRRRGAELNITDVYQGAMDKVAALNELLAKHGLAADEAGYVGDDLNDLPVMLRVGFACAVSNAVAEVKAAAHFVATREGGRGAAREIIEFILKAQGKWEQIVEIYRQPGHIETKQ is encoded by the coding sequence ATGGATAGGGAGAAGCGCGCGCAAAAAGTCAAACTCCTGATCTTTGATGTTGACGGCGTGCTGACTAACGGCCAGATTATCTTCGGCCCTGACGGCGAAGCGATGAAAGTCTTTCACTCCCAGGACGGCCTCGGCATCGCGGTAGCCCATAAGGTCGGCCTCAAGACGGCGATTATCACCGGCCGGGAGACGGAAATGGTGCGCCGGCGGGGCGCCGAGCTCAATATCACTGACGTCTACCAGGGAGCGATGGACAAAGTGGCCGCCTTAAACGAATTGTTAGCCAAACATGGTCTGGCGGCTGACGAAGCAGGTTATGTCGGCGACGATCTCAATGACCTGCCAGTCATGCTCCGGGTGGGCTTCGCCTGTGCCGTCTCCAACGCCGTAGCCGAAGTAAAGGCCGCCGCCCATTTTGTCGCTACCAGGGAAGGCGGGCGCGGTGCCGCGCGGGAGATCATCGAATTTATCCTCAAGGCCCAGGGTAAGTGGGAGCAGATTGTCGAAATTTATCGCCAGCCGGGCCATATCGAAACCAAACAGTAA
- a CDS encoding RuvC family protein: MADLVIAVDPGRDKCGVAVVSRDRGVLYKAVVPTAALAAAVAKLAREFGAATVVVGDRTTGSAAVKQLSVQPIDGRRLHIVTVDEHRSTDEARHRYWLENPPRGLRRLIPTTMQVPPAPVDDYVAVILAERYFGKSMKYEV; this comes from the coding sequence ATGGCAGATTTGGTAATAGCCGTTGACCCGGGACGGGATAAATGCGGGGTTGCCGTAGTCAGCCGCGACCGGGGCGTGCTGTATAAGGCTGTCGTTCCTACCGCGGCCCTGGCAGCGGCAGTGGCCAAACTCGCGCGCGAGTTTGGGGCGGCTACCGTCGTGGTGGGCGACCGCACGACCGGCAGCGCCGCAGTGAAGCAGCTTAGCGTTCAGCCGATAGACGGACGTCGCCTGCATATCGTGACCGTCGACGAACACCGCTCGACTGACGAAGCCCGCCACCGCTACTGGCTGGAAAACCCGCCGCGGGGACTTAGGCGCCTTATCCCGACCACCATGCAGGTTCCGCCGGCGCCGGTCGATGACTATGTGGCCGTCATTTTGGCCGAACGGTATTTTGGTAAGAGTATGAAGTATGAGGTATGA
- a CDS encoding LptA/OstA family protein, with the protein MRSKGTLSQAIFRVVAGLFALALSFGPVAPGQAAGSPVELAAEAIEYDTAQGIAIATGGVRITRDNVVMTGAKAEYNTKTQEALVTGNVKVVQDDATLTADQVQAYQNNHLVATGGVVLVKADSQLTGPRLDYYIDREYAIVGGGARLTTQDAVMTADKIEAFIAEDRAVGTGNVHVVSDTRKLDATADQATYYSAKTGQGRVVLTGNARAVQDGNVLTGNTLTVYLDDKAMDAQGRTRLVIKPQ; encoded by the coding sequence ATGAGGAGCAAAGGGACACTTTCCCAGGCTATTTTTCGTGTAGTAGCAGGACTTTTTGCCCTTGCCCTTAGTTTTGGCCCCGTCGCGCCCGGCCAGGCCGCCGGCAGTCCTGTGGAACTTGCCGCCGAAGCAATCGAATACGATACGGCCCAAGGCATCGCCATCGCCACAGGCGGCGTCCGCATTACTCGGGACAACGTCGTGATGACCGGGGCCAAGGCTGAATACAATACGAAAACCCAGGAAGCACTGGTCACCGGCAATGTGAAAGTGGTGCAAGACGACGCCACCCTTACCGCCGACCAGGTGCAGGCCTATCAAAATAACCACCTCGTCGCGACCGGCGGCGTGGTCCTCGTCAAGGCCGACAGCCAGCTGACCGGTCCGCGCCTCGACTACTATATTGATCGCGAATACGCCATCGTTGGCGGTGGCGCCCGCCTTACCACCCAAGATGCCGTAATGACGGCCGACAAAATTGAGGCCTTCATTGCCGAAGACCGGGCCGTTGGTACGGGCAATGTCCATGTTGTCAGCGACACGCGCAAGCTGGACGCTACTGCCGACCAGGCTACCTACTACAGCGCCAAGACCGGCCAGGGCCGGGTGGTTCTGACCGGTAACGCCCGGGCCGTCCAGGACGGCAATGTCCTCACCGGCAACACCCTCACCGTATACCTTGACGACAAGGCCATGGACGCCCAGGGCCGCACCCGCCTGGTTATCAAACCACAGTAA
- the lptC gene encoding LPS export ABC transporter periplasmic protein LptC — MKKTTYLLTLCLVLLLAGGLYYFNKDEPLPQAPPQEAKSDPAFNMVFTGNSLVEEKDGKRLWELSAESIELDQKTNQVYLKNLKGVIYRENGDKVEITARQATLDTKTRDIVMTGDIRAASSDGAVLTAPSVRYAMDDRRFYGLGGVTLTRGDTVVTGEQLESDGDFAKVKVQGNARVRKGVNAQ, encoded by the coding sequence ATGAAGAAAACTACATACCTGCTAACTCTCTGCCTAGTACTACTGTTGGCCGGTGGCCTTTACTATTTCAACAAAGACGAGCCGCTGCCGCAGGCGCCGCCGCAGGAAGCTAAGAGCGACCCGGCGTTCAACATGGTTTTTACCGGCAATTCCCTGGTCGAGGAAAAAGACGGCAAACGTCTGTGGGAACTGAGCGCCGAGTCCATCGAGCTCGATCAAAAGACCAACCAAGTTTACCTGAAAAACCTTAAAGGGGTTATTTACCGGGAAAATGGCGACAAGGTTGAAATAACCGCCCGCCAGGCCACGCTGGATACCAAGACGCGCGACATCGTGATGACCGGCGATATCCGGGCCGCCAGTAGCGACGGCGCGGTTTTGACGGCGCCTTCCGTCCGTTACGCCATGGACGACCGCCGGTTCTACGGCTTGGGGGGCGTCACGCTGACGCGGGGCGATACCGTCGTGACCGGCGAACAATTAGAGAGCGACGGCGATTTCGCGAAAGTCAAAGTACAAGGCAATGCCCGTGTACGCAAAGGAGTGAACGCACAATGA
- the lptG gene encoding LPS export ABC transporter permease LptG, producing the protein MRILDKYILKEMLGPFIFGIAAFSSVFIGTSTLFRLARYITEYGASVYSVTKLFIYSLPGIIVLTFPMSMLLASLLAFGRLSASSEITAMKSGGLSFFRLAAPVFIAAFVVSIVAVILNEAVVPRANNAYQNVLRYEIEKSRPKTQEHIVIKDVKDGEIERLTYARKFDEAANAMYAVTVQEFDKGRLVRVENAEKAIWDNGRWIMESGIIYDVAPEGQLQRTLRFDKQFMPVEKSPREIAREQKKPEEMTIKELKQHIKVLQREYVKTSTYEVELHQRLAIPAASLVFALIGTPLGLQPHRSSSSIGLGISIIIIFIYYTIMTVFTALGQGGAIPAVLAAWIPNIVFIIIGAFLIRKASQ; encoded by the coding sequence ATGCGCATACTTGACAAATATATCCTCAAAGAAATGCTGGGGCCTTTTATTTTTGGTATCGCCGCCTTCTCCAGCGTCTTCATCGGCACCAGCACTCTTTTTCGGCTTGCCCGCTACATCACCGAATACGGCGCTTCCGTATACTCAGTAACCAAGCTGTTTATTTACAGCCTTCCCGGCATCATTGTGCTGACCTTTCCCATGTCCATGCTGTTGGCGTCGCTCCTGGCGTTCGGGCGCTTATCCGCGTCCAGCGAAATCACGGCCATGAAGTCTGGCGGCCTGAGCTTCTTTCGCCTCGCCGCGCCGGTATTCATCGCCGCCTTTGTCGTCAGTATCGTCGCCGTCATCTTAAACGAGGCCGTTGTTCCCCGGGCCAACAATGCCTATCAGAACGTGCTGCGCTACGAGATTGAAAAAAGTAGGCCCAAAACCCAGGAGCATATTGTCATCAAGGATGTAAAAGACGGCGAAATCGAGCGGCTAACCTACGCCCGCAAGTTTGACGAAGCGGCCAACGCCATGTACGCCGTAACCGTCCAGGAGTTTGACAAGGGGCGGCTGGTACGGGTGGAAAACGCCGAAAAGGCCATCTGGGACAACGGCCGCTGGATCATGGAGTCCGGCATCATCTATGACGTCGCGCCGGAAGGGCAGCTGCAGCGCACCCTGCGTTTCGATAAGCAGTTTATGCCGGTGGAAAAATCGCCGCGGGAAATTGCGCGGGAACAGAAAAAACCAGAAGAAATGACTATTAAGGAGCTCAAGCAGCATATCAAAGTGCTGCAGCGCGAGTATGTAAAGACCAGCACCTATGAAGTGGAGCTGCACCAGCGGCTCGCCATCCCGGCGGCCAGTCTGGTTTTTGCCCTCATCGGTACCCCGCTCGGCCTGCAGCCCCATCGCTCCAGCTCGTCCATCGGCCTTGGCATCAGTATTATCATTATCTTCATTTACTACACCATCATGACGGTGTTTACCGCCTTGGGCCAGGGCGGCGCCATCCCCGCCGTACTCGCCGCCTGGATACCAAATATTGTCTTTATCATCATCGGCGCCTTTTTAATCCGCAAGGCCTCGCAGTAA
- a CDS encoding DUF3084 domain-containing protein encodes MYGLTLIAVLAVMGGVIAYIGDKLGTKIGKKKLTIFGLRPKHTSILVTIVTGILIAATTLGILAVASRDVRTALFGMAALKAELASLSQEVASKNLELETSRRELAAKTAEYTALSAKVKETASELALISRELDEVMAERDRTAAALSRVQAEYAQAKGDLSQAQQEIKTLQTTKQELDKRVAELSTAKTNLQQDVDRLNELTANLKKGIQYVREGVVVFRAGEEIATAIVKGGQSVEATQQALGALVYRTNLAITGKLGIDNSLEVLWISRHDFDEAVSLIAATPEDVVVRITSVGNTIYGEPVIGRIDLYPNRLVFAKNTVVYSQVINAGQSAEQAEEAVLLFLRRVNAEAVKQGILPDPLQGTVGSMSGAQLFETVNKVKRYGGKVELTAVTKTDIYTAGPLQIEIQVLPLRPQ; translated from the coding sequence ATGTACGGCCTGACCCTGATCGCCGTCCTGGCCGTCATGGGCGGGGTCATCGCTTATATCGGCGATAAACTGGGCACCAAAATAGGCAAGAAAAAACTTACCATCTTCGGCCTGCGGCCCAAGCACACGTCCATCCTGGTCACCATCGTCACCGGCATCCTCATTGCCGCGACCACGCTGGGCATTCTGGCCGTCGCGTCGCGGGACGTGCGCACCGCCCTGTTTGGCATGGCGGCGCTCAAGGCCGAACTGGCTTCTCTGTCCCAGGAAGTAGCTTCCAAAAACCTTGAACTGGAAACCAGCCGCCGGGAGCTGGCGGCGAAAACGGCAGAATACACCGCTTTATCGGCCAAGGTTAAAGAAACGGCTAGCGAGCTTGCCCTAATCAGCCGCGAACTTGATGAAGTCATGGCCGAGCGCGACCGCACCGCGGCCGCCCTCAGCCGGGTGCAGGCCGAATATGCCCAGGCGAAAGGCGACCTGAGCCAGGCGCAGCAGGAGATCAAAACCCTTCAGACGACCAAACAGGAACTGGATAAGCGCGTCGCCGAGCTCAGCACGGCCAAAACCAATCTGCAGCAAGACGTAGACCGCCTGAACGAACTGACGGCCAACCTGAAGAAAGGTATCCAGTATGTGCGCGAAGGGGTCGTCGTCTTCCGGGCCGGTGAAGAAATCGCCACCGCCATCGTGAAAGGCGGCCAATCGGTAGAGGCTACGCAGCAGGCCCTTGGGGCGCTTGTATACCGCACCAATCTGGCCATAACCGGCAAGCTGGGCATTGACAATAGTCTGGAAGTGCTGTGGATTTCCCGCCATGACTTTGACGAAGCCGTTTCCCTTATTGCCGCGACGCCGGAAGACGTCGTTGTCCGCATTACTTCGGTGGGCAATACCATCTACGGCGAGCCGGTCATCGGCCGCATCGACCTTTATCCAAACCGGCTGGTGTTTGCAAAAAATACGGTGGTTTATTCCCAGGTGATCAATGCCGGCCAGAGCGCCGAACAAGCCGAGGAAGCCGTGCTGCTCTTTCTGCGCCGGGTCAATGCCGAGGCTGTTAAGCAGGGCATCCTGCCCGACCCGCTCCAGGGCACGGTGGGCAGCATGAGCGGCGCCCAACTCTTTGAGACGGTGAATAAAGTCAAACGCTATGGCGGCAAAGTCGAACTCACCGCCGTCACCAAAACCGACATCTACACCGCCGGACCGCTGCAGATCGAGATCCAGGTACTTCCTTTGCGGCCGCAGTAG
- a CDS encoding lysophospholipid acyltransferase family protein yields MFSNWQYHLLKLASRIVCLLPYPAVLRLGSLLGRLYYRIAGRQRRRALAQIQECLKLSPPKAERIIRRLFINVGRMFMEVMYTPALNRETVKRYITIENRHYLADALAEGKGVVFLTAHIGNWEWLGAALAMDGFPMTSVIKRQPNEQYTRILNEYRRMVGIEIFARGTTELVGAAKALKQGKVLGFLADQDGGHDGVFAEFLGKMASTPKGAAVFAKRFGAPVVPAFIVRRPEGGHRIIIHAPLYYQDTGNEQADVAEFTIRLNRVIEETIRQYPDQWLWFQKRWNTKVENLRRPTSFMAGEAV; encoded by the coding sequence ATGTTTTCAAACTGGCAATACCATTTGCTAAAACTGGCCAGCCGGATCGTGTGCCTTTTGCCTTATCCGGCGGTGCTGCGGCTTGGTAGCCTGCTAGGCCGGCTGTACTACCGTATTGCCGGACGCCAGCGTCGGCGTGCCCTTGCCCAAATACAGGAATGTCTGAAACTGTCGCCGCCCAAGGCCGAGCGAATTATTCGCCGTCTGTTCATCAACGTCGGCCGGATGTTTATGGAAGTCATGTATACCCCGGCCCTTAACCGGGAAACCGTCAAACGATATATAACCATTGAAAACCGCCACTACTTGGCCGATGCGCTAGCCGAGGGCAAAGGTGTCGTTTTTCTCACCGCTCACATCGGCAACTGGGAGTGGTTAGGGGCGGCGCTGGCCATGGATGGTTTTCCCATGACCAGTGTCATCAAGCGCCAACCCAATGAGCAGTATACCCGTATTCTTAACGAGTACCGCCGTATGGTCGGCATCGAGATCTTTGCCCGCGGCACCACTGAATTAGTAGGGGCGGCGAAAGCTCTCAAACAGGGAAAGGTCCTCGGTTTTCTCGCCGACCAGGACGGCGGCCATGACGGGGTATTCGCCGAGTTTCTTGGTAAAATGGCTTCGACGCCCAAGGGGGCGGCCGTTTTCGCCAAACGGTTTGGCGCACCGGTCGTACCGGCTTTTATCGTGCGCCGGCCGGAAGGCGGCCACCGCATCATTATTCATGCGCCGCTATATTACCAGGATACTGGCAACGAGCAGGCTGATGTGGCAGAGTTTACCATCCGCTTAAACCGGGTGATTGAGGAAACCATTCGCCAGTATCCTGACCAGTGGCTGTGGTTCCAGAAACGCTGGAACACCAAAGTGGAAAATCTGCGTCGGCCCACATCTTTCATGGCAGGTGAAGCAGTATGA
- a CDS encoding S-layer homology domain-containing protein gives MKKRLLKVAVTTALTVAFAVPAFANPFSDVPANHWAYDAVNKLAQAGIVDGYGDGTFRGDKTMTRYEMAQIVAKAMTKSLNADQKATVDALSKEFAAELNNLGVKVAGLENKVDNMVKISGDARVRYFQYDDAKDYTDYRARVNFDGKISDNLKFNARLSSGNASIESGANTMILDTANVTFGALGLTNTVGRQDIKLGNGYLMDTQMNGIATQAGNLKLFAGNAKKDNYNRLYGAEYNMNLLGANVTADYLKSVSTDEEFFGANTAFKLADGVTANVEYYKNNDKDATATAYGLKFNKLGLSATYRDVEPGAFLKYSTHYTADAFTDSMVDSGFKGMEYQYDKALDKNATLTVKYQDFDKQDGTKLGARTTATVNVKF, from the coding sequence GTGAAGAAAAGACTTCTCAAAGTAGCAGTCACTACTGCGCTGACGGTTGCCTTCGCCGTACCTGCTTTCGCTAATCCGTTCAGCGATGTTCCGGCGAACCACTGGGCCTATGACGCGGTAAACAAACTCGCCCAAGCCGGCATCGTCGACGGCTATGGCGATGGCACTTTCCGCGGCGACAAAACCATGACCCGTTATGAAATGGCGCAAATCGTGGCCAAAGCCATGACCAAGAGCCTAAACGCCGATCAAAAAGCTACCGTTGACGCTCTGTCCAAAGAATTTGCCGCCGAGCTCAACAACCTCGGTGTGAAAGTTGCCGGCCTGGAAAACAAGGTCGACAACATGGTGAAAATCTCCGGTGACGCCCGCGTGCGCTACTTCCAATACGATGATGCCAAAGACTACACTGACTACCGTGCTCGCGTGAACTTCGACGGCAAAATCAGCGACAACCTGAAATTCAATGCCCGTCTCTCCAGCGGCAACGCCAGCATTGAAAGCGGTGCCAACACCATGATCCTGGACACTGCCAACGTGACCTTTGGCGCCCTCGGCCTGACCAACACCGTAGGCCGCCAAGACATCAAACTCGGCAATGGCTACCTGATGGATACCCAGATGAACGGTATTGCGACCCAGGCCGGCAACCTCAAGCTGTTCGCCGGTAATGCCAAGAAAGACAACTACAACCGTCTCTACGGCGCCGAATATAACATGAACCTCCTGGGCGCTAATGTTACCGCCGACTACCTCAAGAGCGTTTCCACCGACGAAGAATTCTTCGGCGCCAACACAGCTTTCAAACTGGCTGACGGCGTAACGGCTAATGTCGAGTACTACAAAAACAACGACAAAGACGCTACTGCGACCGCTTATGGCCTCAAGTTCAATAAACTCGGCCTGTCCGCTACCTACCGCGATGTTGAGCCGGGCGCCTTCCTGAAGTACTCCACCCATTACACCGCTGACGCGTTCACCGACAGCATGGTTGACAGCGGTTTCAAAGGGATGGAATATCAATACGACAAAGCTCTGGACAAAAACGCCACCCTCACGGTTAAGTACCAAGACTTCGACAAACAAGACGGTACTAAACTGGGCGCTCGTACCACTGCTACCGTCAACGTCAAGTTCTAA